A single window of Malus sylvestris chromosome 5, drMalSylv7.2, whole genome shotgun sequence DNA harbors:
- the LOC126623750 gene encoding transcription factor ABORTED MICROSPORES-like isoform X1, with protein MDLYLCFICFLVSSFALVAFFLLTCAVKRGGMNMMMTLPSLRQMRGSLVRLKSWKPSEDQRFIELIDCCCAGTEITQTDAGQNLPFPPPVLACRDTILQHPRTTSCDLLAQIPSSMPLHSGIYAETLISNQTSWLNFSNNTFLSTLEETIGTRVVIPIPGGIIELLVTKQVFEDQHVIDFVTAQYNLSLEEEALTSITAENGFQEMEAMQMSITSERQRHMDMQQYMEALVPNIDQQEGNEKRDSNTHEAEGQAGDFMSDCSDQIDEEADTKYQRRTGKRPQAKNLIAERKRRKKLNDRLYALRSLVPIISKLDRASILGDAIEYVKQLQKQAKQLQDELDDHAEDDAAKNNVKSEIQSRSGVDHIRPKSDDHQDDHKASNGFHFGTPGDCSISKQSRDYSYAVHDHKTEQMEPQVEVAQLDGNQFFVKVFCEQKPGGFERLMEALSSLCLEVTNANVTTFRCLVSNVFIVEKKDTDMVEADDVRDSLLELIRNPLRPRNETAKTEENGVGLDNHHDHHHHQHLHNHHFSPLHLHHLPNEA; from the exons ATGGATCTCTACCTTTGCTTTATCTGCTTCCTCGTTTCTTCTTTCGCCCTCGTCGCGTTTTTCTTACTGACATGTGCAGTCAAAAGAG GTGGCATGAACATGATGATGACCCTGCCAAGCCTCAGACAGATGCGTGGATCTCTAGTGCGTTTGAAAAGTTGGAAACCGAGTGAAGACCAAAG GTTTATTGAGTTGATTGATTGTTGCTGTGCTGGGACTGAGATCACCCAAACTGATGCTGGACAAAATCTTCCTTTCCCTCCTCCAGTGCTTGCATGTAGGGATACAATCTTACAGCATCCAAGAACCACATCTTGTGATCTTCTAGCCCAAATACCTTCTTCCATGCCCCTACACTCCGG GATTTATGCAGAGACCTTGATTTCAAACCAAACCAGTTGGTTAAACTTCTCTAACAACACATTTTTAAGTACATTAGAG GAAACTATTGGGACCAGGGTTGTGATTCCAATACCAGGAGGAATAATCGAGCTTCTTGTTACCAAACAA GTATTTGAAGAtcagcatgttattgattttgtCACAGCCCAATACAACCTCTCACTAGAGGAGGAGGCCCTGACTAGCATAACTG CAGAAAATGGGTTTCAAGAGATGGAGGCGATGCAGATGTCTATCACTAGTGAGAGACAACGGCACATGGATATGCAACAATATATGGAGGCATTAGTACCAAACATTGATCAGCAAGAGGGTAACGAGAAGCGGGACTCAAATACACATGAGGCAGAGGGACAAGCTGGGGATTTTATGTCGGATTGCAGCGATCAGATTGATGAGGAGGCGGATACAAAATATCAAAGGAGGACAGGGAAACGGCCTCAAGCCAAAAACCTTATAGctgagagaaagagaaggaagaagctTAATGACAGACTTTATGCTCTTAGGTCTTTGGTTCCCATTATTTCTAAG TTGGACAGGGCCTCCATTCTTGGGGATGCAATTGAATATGTGAAGCAGCTGCAGAAGCAAGCTAAACAGCTCCAAGATGAGCTTGATGATCATGCAGAGGATGATGCTGCTAAGAACAATGTCAAATCAGAAATTCAGAGCCGAAGTGGAGTTGATCACATTAGGCCTAAATCTGATGATCATCAAGATGATCATAAAGCTTCAAATGGATTTCATTTTGGAACACCGGGAGACTGCAGCATCTCGAAACAAAGCCGAGATTATTCATATGCTGTCCATGATCACAAGACAGAACAGATGGAG CCCCAAGTGGAAGTGGCTCAATTGGACGGAAACCAGTTCTTTGTGAAAGTGTTCTGTGAGCAAAAGCCTGGTGGATTTGAGAGGTTGATGGAGGCTTTGAGTTCACTGTGCCTGGAAGTTACTAATGCAAATGTGACTACCTTCAGATGCCTTGTGTCCAATGTTTTCATTGTAGAG AAAAAGGATACTGATATGGTTGAAGCTGATGATGTGAGAGACTCCTTGCTAGAGCTAATAAGGAACCCGTTAAGACCGCGCAACGAGACAGCTAAAACGGAGGAAAATGGCGTTGGCTTGGACAACCATCatgaccaccaccaccaccaacaccTCCACAATCACCATTTTAGTCCCCTCCACTTGCACCATCTTCCTAATGAAGCATAA
- the LOC126621229 gene encoding transcription factor ABORTED MICROSPORES-like, with amino-acid sequence MKIIMQNLIDRLRPLVGLKGWDYCVLWKLSEDQRFIEWMDCCCSGTDGNTQTNGGQELLFPVYPVLPCRDIMHHSRTNSCDLLAQLPSSLPLESGIYAQALISNQIIWLNSTNRDLSHMERDETRVLVPSGGGLIELFVSRDVSEDQQVIDFITAQCNISHEQDILLSASCNASTNTSFTVDINNMSNDIRPKAFLVDDNGGNDHLNNNHSFQQQPVFPAMALDHNSNLPCDISVDQIRLCSTSPMNFLQNSNNNNVYNFDQGSHESLGEMGLQADTNAQNLHNNIQVNEGIENIEQQVVDDQDSIKHEGGRTADHSASDCSDQFDDDGGTNYRRRTGKKPQSKNLVAERKRRKKLNERLYHLRSLVPNISKMDKASILGDAIEFVKELQRQEKELQEELEQHSDDGGSKKRNSNNICGNHTNFQPETLSQNGNTTANKQENDELPNGFRVGTAGDIGNISKQKNQDSDITKDRGQEMEPQVGVTQLDGNEFFVTVFCEHKPGGFVRLMEALDSLGLEVTNANVTSFRSLVSNVFKVEKKDTEIVQADHVRDSLLEITRNPSSKGWPEMIAKASGNVSPLDHFQHDHHQQHHLHDYHASSYHLQHLYS; translated from the exons ATGAAAATCATTATGCAAAATCTGATTGATAGGCTTAGACCCCTTGTGGGTTTGAAAGGCTGGGATTATTGTGTTCTATGGAAATTGAGTGAAGACCAAAG gtTTATTGAATGGATGGACTGTTGTTGTTCTGGGACCGATGGAAACACTCAGACAAATGGAGGACAAGAGCTTCTTTTTCCAGTTTATCCTGTCCTTCCATGCCGGGATATAATGCACCACTCACGAACTAATTCTTGTGATCTTCTTGCCCAGCTTCCTTCTTCCCTGCCCTTAGAATCTGG GATTTATGCACAGGCATTAATTTCAAACCAGATCATTTGGTTGAACTCTACCAATAGAGATTTAAGTCATATG GAAAGAGATGAGACCAGGGTTTTGGTTCCAAGTGGTGGAGGGCTGATTGAGCTGTTTGTCTCTAGAGAT GTCTCTGAAGACCAACAAGTGATTGACTTTATCACTGCCCAATGCAACATTTCACATGAGCAAGATATCCTGCTTAGTGCAAGCTGCAATGCAAGCACAAATACAAGCTTCACCGTGGATATAAACAACATGAGCAATGACATACGACCAAAGGCATTTCTTGTAGATGATAATGGGGGAAATGATCATCTAAACAACAATCATAGTTTCCAGCAGCAACCTGTTTTTCCGGCAATGGCATTGGATCACAATTCGAATTTGCCATGCGATATCTCAGTTGACCAAATCCGCCTATGCAGCACTTCCCCAATGAATTTCCTCCAAAATAGTAACAATAATAATGTCTATAATTTTGATCAGGGTTCACATGAGTCTTTGGGAGAGATGGGGCTTCAAGCTGATACTAATGCACAAAACTTGCATAATAATATTCAAGTTAATGAGGGAATAGAAAACATTGAGCAGCAGGTTGTGGATGATCAAGACTCAATTAAACACGAGGGTGGAAGAACTGCTGATCATTCAGCTTCAGATTGCAGTGATCAGTTTGATGATGATGGTGGCACGAATTATAGGAGAAGAACAGGAAAAAAGCCTCAGTCAAAAAACCTTGTGGCggagaggaagagaaggaagaaactTAATGAGAGGCTCTATCACCTCCGCTCATTGGTTCCCAACATTTCTAAG ATGGACAAGGCTTCCATACTCGGGGACGCGATTGAGTTCGTGAAGGAGTTGCagaggcaagaaaaagaactccAAGAGGAGCTTGAACAGCATTCAGATGATGGAGGATCTAAGAAAAGGAATTCCAATAATATCTGTGGAAACCACACCAATTTCCAGCCAGAAACTCTGAGTCAAAACGGAAATACCACTGCaaataaacaagaaaatgatgagCTTCCAAATGGGTTTCGTGTGGGAACAGCAGGAGACATTGGCAATATCtctaaacaaaaaaaccaaGACTCAGATATTACTAAGGACAGGGGACAAGAGATGGAG CCACAAGTAGGGGTTACTCAGTTGGATGGAAATGAATTCTTTGTGACTGTATTCTGTGAGCACAAGCCAGGAGGGTTTGTGAGATTGATGGAGGCATTGGATTCTTTAGGCTTGGAAGTGACCAATGCAAATGTGACTAGCTTCAGAAGCCTTGTCTCTAACGTCTTCAAAGTAGAG AAAAAGGACACTGAAATAGTTCAAGCTGATCATGTGAGGGACTCCTTGCTGGAGATAACAAGGAATCCATCATCAAAAGGGTGGCCTGAGATGATTGCTAAAGCATCAGGGAATGTCAGTCCATTGGATCATTTTCAGCATGATCATCACCAACAACACCATCTCCACGATTACCATGCTTCTTCATACCACCTACAACACCTTTATAGTTAA
- the LOC126621939 gene encoding uncharacterized protein LOC126621939: MASVATGGRFKELLKKYGKVALGVHFSVSAASITGLYVAIKNNVDVESLLAKLHMGSVSSKDETPQNPPVISDGSVFRDGPTSGNGQSTAVVVEKERNRTAELAASTGGALALALLCNKALFPIRVPITLALTPPVSRFLARRRFIKTGGL; encoded by the coding sequence ATGGCCTCCGTCGCCACCGGCGGTCGATTCAAAGAGCTCCTGAAGAAGTACGGCAAGGTCGCACTGGGCGTCCATTTCTCAGTCTCAGCTGCCTCGATCACAGGCCTCTATGTCGCCATCAAGAACAACGTCGACGTCGAATCGCTGCTCGCCAAGCTTCACATGGGGAGTGTGTCCTCCAAAGACGAAACCCCCCAAAACCCACCTGTAATCTCCGATGGATCGGTGTTTCGGGACGGACCCACATCGGGAAACGGGCAATCGACGGCTGTGGTTGTGGAGAAGGAGAGGAATCGGACGGCTGAGCTCGCGGCTTCGACTGGTGGGGCTCTGGCATTGGCTTTGCTCTGCAACAAGGCTCTGTTTCCGATTCGGGTTCCGATCACTCTGGCGCTTACTCCTCCTGTGTCTAGGTTTTTGGCGCGAAGAAGGTTCATCAAGACCGGCGGTCTATGA
- the LOC126623750 gene encoding transcription factor ABORTED MICROSPORES-like isoform X3 — MMIMPYLIHRLRSLVGLKGWDCCVLWKLSEDQRFIELIDCCCAGTEITQTDAGQNLPFPPPVLACRDTILQHPRTTSCDLLAQIPSSMPLHSGIYAETLISNQTSWLNFSNNTFLSTLEETIGTRVVIPIPGGIIELLVTKQVFEDQHVIDFVTAQYNLSLEEEALTSITAENGFQEMEAMQMSITSERQRHMDMQQYMEALVPNIDQQEGNEKRDSNTHEAEGQAGDFMSDCSDQIDEEADTKYQRRTGKRPQAKNLIAERKRRKKLNDRLYALRSLVPIISKLDRASILGDAIEYVKQLQKQAKQLQDELDDHAEDDAAKNNVKSEIQSRSGVDHIRPKSDDHQDDHKASNGFHFGTPGDCSISKQSRDYSYAVHDHKTEQMEPQVEVAQLDGNQFFVKVFCEQKPGGFERLMEALSSLCLEVTNANVTTFRCLVSNVFIVEKKDTDMVEADDVRDSLLELIRNPLRPRNETAKTEENGVGLDNHHDHHHHQHLHNHHFSPLHLHHLPNEA; from the exons ATGATGATCATGCCATACCTCATCCACAGGCTTAGATCTCTTGTGGGTTTGAAAGGCTGGGACTGTTGTGTTCTCTGGAAACTAAGTGAAGACCAAAG GTTTATTGAGTTGATTGATTGTTGCTGTGCTGGGACTGAGATCACCCAAACTGATGCTGGACAAAATCTTCCTTTCCCTCCTCCAGTGCTTGCATGTAGGGATACAATCTTACAGCATCCAAGAACCACATCTTGTGATCTTCTAGCCCAAATACCTTCTTCCATGCCCCTACACTCCGG GATTTATGCAGAGACCTTGATTTCAAACCAAACCAGTTGGTTAAACTTCTCTAACAACACATTTTTAAGTACATTAGAG GAAACTATTGGGACCAGGGTTGTGATTCCAATACCAGGAGGAATAATCGAGCTTCTTGTTACCAAACAA GTATTTGAAGAtcagcatgttattgattttgtCACAGCCCAATACAACCTCTCACTAGAGGAGGAGGCCCTGACTAGCATAACTG CAGAAAATGGGTTTCAAGAGATGGAGGCGATGCAGATGTCTATCACTAGTGAGAGACAACGGCACATGGATATGCAACAATATATGGAGGCATTAGTACCAAACATTGATCAGCAAGAGGGTAACGAGAAGCGGGACTCAAATACACATGAGGCAGAGGGACAAGCTGGGGATTTTATGTCGGATTGCAGCGATCAGATTGATGAGGAGGCGGATACAAAATATCAAAGGAGGACAGGGAAACGGCCTCAAGCCAAAAACCTTATAGctgagagaaagagaaggaagaagctTAATGACAGACTTTATGCTCTTAGGTCTTTGGTTCCCATTATTTCTAAG TTGGACAGGGCCTCCATTCTTGGGGATGCAATTGAATATGTGAAGCAGCTGCAGAAGCAAGCTAAACAGCTCCAAGATGAGCTTGATGATCATGCAGAGGATGATGCTGCTAAGAACAATGTCAAATCAGAAATTCAGAGCCGAAGTGGAGTTGATCACATTAGGCCTAAATCTGATGATCATCAAGATGATCATAAAGCTTCAAATGGATTTCATTTTGGAACACCGGGAGACTGCAGCATCTCGAAACAAAGCCGAGATTATTCATATGCTGTCCATGATCACAAGACAGAACAGATGGAG CCCCAAGTGGAAGTGGCTCAATTGGACGGAAACCAGTTCTTTGTGAAAGTGTTCTGTGAGCAAAAGCCTGGTGGATTTGAGAGGTTGATGGAGGCTTTGAGTTCACTGTGCCTGGAAGTTACTAATGCAAATGTGACTACCTTCAGATGCCTTGTGTCCAATGTTTTCATTGTAGAG AAAAAGGATACTGATATGGTTGAAGCTGATGATGTGAGAGACTCCTTGCTAGAGCTAATAAGGAACCCGTTAAGACCGCGCAACGAGACAGCTAAAACGGAGGAAAATGGCGTTGGCTTGGACAACCATCatgaccaccaccaccaccaacaccTCCACAATCACCATTTTAGTCCCCTCCACTTGCACCATCTTCCTAATGAAGCATAA
- the LOC126623750 gene encoding transcription factor ABORTED MICROSPORES-like isoform X2 yields the protein MDLYLCFICFLVSSFALVAFFLLTCAVKRGGMNMMMTLPSLRQMRGSLVRLKSWKPSEDQRFIELIDCCCAGTEITQTDAGQNLPFPPPVLACRDTILQHPRTTSCDLLAQIPSSMPLHSGIYAETLISNQTSWLNFSNNTFLSTLEETIGTRVVIPIPGGIIELLVTKQVFEDQHVIDFVTAQYNLSLEEEALTSITENGFQEMEAMQMSITSERQRHMDMQQYMEALVPNIDQQEGNEKRDSNTHEAEGQAGDFMSDCSDQIDEEADTKYQRRTGKRPQAKNLIAERKRRKKLNDRLYALRSLVPIISKLDRASILGDAIEYVKQLQKQAKQLQDELDDHAEDDAAKNNVKSEIQSRSGVDHIRPKSDDHQDDHKASNGFHFGTPGDCSISKQSRDYSYAVHDHKTEQMEPQVEVAQLDGNQFFVKVFCEQKPGGFERLMEALSSLCLEVTNANVTTFRCLVSNVFIVEKKDTDMVEADDVRDSLLELIRNPLRPRNETAKTEENGVGLDNHHDHHHHQHLHNHHFSPLHLHHLPNEA from the exons ATGGATCTCTACCTTTGCTTTATCTGCTTCCTCGTTTCTTCTTTCGCCCTCGTCGCGTTTTTCTTACTGACATGTGCAGTCAAAAGAG GTGGCATGAACATGATGATGACCCTGCCAAGCCTCAGACAGATGCGTGGATCTCTAGTGCGTTTGAAAAGTTGGAAACCGAGTGAAGACCAAAG GTTTATTGAGTTGATTGATTGTTGCTGTGCTGGGACTGAGATCACCCAAACTGATGCTGGACAAAATCTTCCTTTCCCTCCTCCAGTGCTTGCATGTAGGGATACAATCTTACAGCATCCAAGAACCACATCTTGTGATCTTCTAGCCCAAATACCTTCTTCCATGCCCCTACACTCCGG GATTTATGCAGAGACCTTGATTTCAAACCAAACCAGTTGGTTAAACTTCTCTAACAACACATTTTTAAGTACATTAGAG GAAACTATTGGGACCAGGGTTGTGATTCCAATACCAGGAGGAATAATCGAGCTTCTTGTTACCAAACAA GTATTTGAAGAtcagcatgttattgattttgtCACAGCCCAATACAACCTCTCACTAGAGGAGGAGGCCCTGACTAGCATAACTG AAAATGGGTTTCAAGAGATGGAGGCGATGCAGATGTCTATCACTAGTGAGAGACAACGGCACATGGATATGCAACAATATATGGAGGCATTAGTACCAAACATTGATCAGCAAGAGGGTAACGAGAAGCGGGACTCAAATACACATGAGGCAGAGGGACAAGCTGGGGATTTTATGTCGGATTGCAGCGATCAGATTGATGAGGAGGCGGATACAAAATATCAAAGGAGGACAGGGAAACGGCCTCAAGCCAAAAACCTTATAGctgagagaaagagaaggaagaagctTAATGACAGACTTTATGCTCTTAGGTCTTTGGTTCCCATTATTTCTAAG TTGGACAGGGCCTCCATTCTTGGGGATGCAATTGAATATGTGAAGCAGCTGCAGAAGCAAGCTAAACAGCTCCAAGATGAGCTTGATGATCATGCAGAGGATGATGCTGCTAAGAACAATGTCAAATCAGAAATTCAGAGCCGAAGTGGAGTTGATCACATTAGGCCTAAATCTGATGATCATCAAGATGATCATAAAGCTTCAAATGGATTTCATTTTGGAACACCGGGAGACTGCAGCATCTCGAAACAAAGCCGAGATTATTCATATGCTGTCCATGATCACAAGACAGAACAGATGGAG CCCCAAGTGGAAGTGGCTCAATTGGACGGAAACCAGTTCTTTGTGAAAGTGTTCTGTGAGCAAAAGCCTGGTGGATTTGAGAGGTTGATGGAGGCTTTGAGTTCACTGTGCCTGGAAGTTACTAATGCAAATGTGACTACCTTCAGATGCCTTGTGTCCAATGTTTTCATTGTAGAG AAAAAGGATACTGATATGGTTGAAGCTGATGATGTGAGAGACTCCTTGCTAGAGCTAATAAGGAACCCGTTAAGACCGCGCAACGAGACAGCTAAAACGGAGGAAAATGGCGTTGGCTTGGACAACCATCatgaccaccaccaccaccaacaccTCCACAATCACCATTTTAGTCCCCTCCACTTGCACCATCTTCCTAATGAAGCATAA
- the LOC126621937 gene encoding probable ubiquitin-conjugating enzyme E2 23, giving the protein MGTKEHDTVFKDDEPAAIDHDNISLSQVDSSTSTVLCDSNVNTESDEVKKLSEAVSNINNTPYIYRQDVVRSKSGMTGIVTEVAGDSDSDSSITDDEDDDEDDDYDDDENEEEGGNNNNTTHGNGDKNKNGSNDKTGPLPADQVRVLWTDETESTQNINDLTVVDRGFLHGDFVAAASDPTGQVGVVVDVNISVDLLAPDGSVIKDLSSNELKRVREFTVGDYVVLGPWLGRIDDVYDNVTVLFDDGSVCKIMKAEPMDLKPVSKNMLEDVHFPYYPGQRVKARSSVFKNARWLSGLWKPNRVEGTVTKVTVASVLIYWIASAGCGPDSSTAPAKEQIPKNLKLLSCFTHATWQLGDWCLLPSSVSSSSIPLDKGSSNLELHDSVSSDLEPTQMGSKCDSEESALDEPNGNHESMDIDPVSVLDGNNGNTGRNTSVESSLYNSLLSASKEPVHETWPLHRKKIRKVVVRRDKKARKEENFERSFLIVNTKTTVDVAWQDGTTELKLDSKDLIPLDSPGDHEFVAEQYVVEKASDDGDDAYEARRVGLVKSVNAKERTACVRWLKPVSRPEDPREFEKEEVVSVYELEGHPDYDYCYGDVVVRLLPVFVSAQTASGTDLDEEPKQQNGPSDLSSASTKKEDLSSDEACLDFSDLSWVGNITGLKNGDIEVTWADGMVSTVGPQAIYVVGRADDDDSIGAGSDVSDAASWETVNDDEMPALFAPASTEEEVRLQNAIGMNFEAEEIGENNSGRNPALSVPLAALKFVTRLAHGIFSRGQRNLDSNSLDTEGEGEGEVEPREVEIAQGRDHGEDSSSQKSNVVDPYGLEINKEEEEKHVTPQATEMLDAAEILCNLKTEESDSIECSKDDACSFKRFDIAKDPLDHHFLCAAGQNTSGRKWFKKVQQDWNILQNNLPDGICVRVYEDRMDLLRAVIVGAYGTPYQDGLFFFDFHLPPEYPDVPPTAYYHSGGWRINPNLYEEGKVCLSLLNTWTGRGNEVWDPKSSSILQVLVSLQGLVLNSKPYFNEAGYDKQVGTAEGEKNSLSYNENTFLLNCKTMMYLIRRPPKDFEELVNDHFRRRGYYILKACDAYMKGYSIGSLTKDASLSDKSDVNSTSVGFKLMLAKIVPKLFSALSEVGANCQEFKHLQQS; this is encoded by the exons ATGGGAACCAAGGAGCATGACACTGTTTTTAAAGATGACGAGCCTGCTGCTATTGACCACGATAATATTTCGTTGAGCCAGGTTGATTCTTCAACAAGCACAGTTCTTTGCGATTCAAATGTAAATACTGAAAGTGATGAAGTTAAAAAGTTAAGTGAGGCTGTCAGTAACATTAACAATACCCCATATATTTATAGACAAGATGTTGTCAGGAGCAAGAGTGGTATGACTGGGATTGTGACTGAGGTAGCTGGTGATTCAGATTCTGATAGTAGCATCACTGATGACGAGGATGACGATGAAGATGATGACTACGACGATGATGAGAATGAGGAAGAAGGTGGTAATAACAATAATACTACTCATGGGAATGGTGACAAGAACAAAAATGGTAGTAATGATAAGACTGGTCCCCTTCCCGCTGACCAGGTTCGAGTACTTTGGACGGATGAGACTGAGTCAACCCAAAACATTAATGATTTAACAGTTGTTGATCGAGGGTTCTTACATGGGGATTTTGTTGCTGCTGCTTCTGACCCAACCGGGCAAGTTGGTGTTGTGGTGGATGTCAATATCTCTGTTGATCTATTAGCTCCTGACGGGTCAGTCATAAAAGACCTTTCATCCAACGAATTAAAACGTGTGAGGGAGTTCACCGTGGGTGATTATGTGGTCCTTGGTCCCTGGCTAGGTAGGATTGATGATGTTTATGATAATGTGACAGTTTTGTTTGATGATGGTTCTGTGTGTAAAATCATGAAAGCAGAGCCAATGGATCTGAAACCTGTTTCCAAGAATATGCTTGAGGATGTGCATTTCCCTTACTACCCAGGGCAGCGTGTGAAGGCAAGATCATCAGTTTTCAAGAATGCTAGGTGGCTATCTGGCTTGTGGAAACCTAATCGTGTGGAAGGTACTGTTACTAAGGTTACAGTTGCTtcagtattaatttattggatAGCTTCTGCTGGCTGTGGGCCAGATTCTTCTACTGCACCTGCTAAAGAGCAGATTCCCAAGAACTTGAAATTATTGTCTTGTTTTACACATGCAACTTGGCAATTGGGTGATTGGTGTCTTCTTCCCTCATCAGTGTCATCATCTTCCATTCCGTTAGACAAGGGATCATCAAATTTAGAACTTCATGATTCTGTAAGCAGTGACTTAGAACCTACTCAAATGGGTAGTAAGTGCGATTCAGAAGAGAGTGCGTTAGATGAACCAAATGGCAATCACGAATCCATGGATATCGATCCAGTATCTGTATTAGATGGAAACAATGGAAATACTGGAAGGAACACATCTGTTGAATCTAGTTTGTATAATAGTTTATTGTCAGCTTCAAAGGAGCCTGTTCATGAAACCTGGCCTCTTCATCGCAAAAAGATCCGCAAAGTTGTGGTTAGGAGAGACAAGAAGGCACGGAaggaagaaaattttgaaagatCCTTTTTGATTGTCAATACCAAGACGACAGTTGATGTGGCATGGCAGGATGGTACAACAGAACTGAAACTGGACTCAAAAGATTTAATTCCGCTTGATAGTCCGGGTGATCACGAATTTGTTGCTGAACAGTATGTGGTGGAGAAGGCGTctgatgatggtgatgatgctTATGAAGCTAGGCGTGTTGGGCTTGTGAAAAGTGTCAATGCCAAGGAGAGAACAGCTTGTGTGAGGTGGTTAAAGCCTGTTTCCAGACCGGAAGATCCTAGAGAGTTTGAGAAGGAGGAAGTTGTGAGTGTCTATGAGCTTGAGGGGCATCCGGATTATGATTACTGTTATGGGGATGTTGTTGTCAGATTGTTGCCAGTTTTTGTCTCTGCACAAACTGCTTCAGGGACAGACTTAGATGAGGAACCAAAGCAACAAAATGGACCAAGTGATCTTAGTTCCGCTTCTACAAAAAAGGAAGATCTATCTAGTGATGAAGCTTGTTTGGACTTCTCTGATCTTTCTTGGGTTGGAAATATAACCGGTCTTAAGAATGGGGATATTGAAGTTACATGGGCTGACGGGATGGTTTCTACG GTTGGACCTCAAGCAATTTATGTTGTTGGCCGAGCTGATGATGATGACTCCATCGGTGCTGGAAGTGATGTTAGTGATGCTGCTAGTTGGGAAACGGTTAATGATGATGAGATGCCTGCACTATTTGCCCCTGCGAGTACAGAGGAG GAAGTTCGGCTACAAAATGCCATTGGGATGAATTTTGAAGCTGAAGAGATTGGAGAGAATAATTCTGGGAGGAACCCGGCATTGTCTGTACCCTTGGCTGCACTTAAGTTCGTTACCAGACTGGCACATGGTATATTCTCAAGAGGACAAAGGAATTTGGATTCAAATTCTTTGGATACTGAAGGTGAGGGCGAAGGTGAAGTTGAGCCTCGGGAAGTGGAAATTGCTCAGGGAAGAGATCATGGTGAAGATTCCAGCTCTCAGAAATCTAATGTGGTGGATCCTTATGGTctagaaataaataaggaagaagaagagaaacatGTTACCCCACAGGCTACAGAAATGTTAGATGCAGCAGAAATTCTATGCAACTTAAAGACTGAAGAATCAGATTCTATAGAATGCAGTAAGGATGATGCTTGCAGTTTCAAACGCTTTGATATTGCCAAAGATCCTTTGGACCATCATTTCCTTTGTGCAGCTGGGCAG AATACCAGTGGAAGAAAGTGGTTTAAGAAGGTTCAGCAAGATTGGAACATCCTTCAAAATAACCTTCCTG ATGGGATTTGTGTACGAGTTTATGAAGATCGAATGGATCTCTTGAGGGCAGTTATAGTTGGGGCTTATGGGACACCTTACCAAGATGGCCTCTTCTTTTTTGATTTTCACCTCCCTCCAGAGTACCCTGATGTTCCTCCG ACAGCATACTATCATTCTGGTGGCTGGCGGATAAATCCAAATCTATATGAAGAAGGCAAAGTGTGTCTTAGTCTTTTGAATACTTGGACTGGCAGAGGGAATGAAGTATGGGATCCAAAGTCTTCTAGCATCCTTCAAGTTCTTGTTTCGCTCCAAGGGTTGGTGCTAAATTCTAAGCCATATTTTAATGAAGCGGGCTATGATAAGCAGGTTGGGACGGCTGAAGGAGAGAAAAATTCATTGTCCTACAATGAGAATACTTTCTTACTGAACTGCAAGACAATGATGTATCTTATTCGGAGGCCACCAAAG GACTTTGAAGAGCTCGTCAATGACCATTTCCGGAGGCGTGGTTATTATATCTTGAAGGCCTGCGATGCATACATGAAAGGCTATTCGATCGGTTCTCTCACTAAAGATGCCTCTCTTAGTGATAAGAGTGATGTAAATTCAACTTCGGTTGGTTTCAAGTTGATGTTAGCTAAGATTGTGCCAAAGCTTTTCTCGGCCCTGAGTGAGGTTGGAGCTAATTGTCAAGAATTTAAGCATCTGCAACAATCGTAG